The DNA segment GTCGTGGGAAGCCTGGTGGCCTGGGGCTGTGGGGGCGCGGAGGTGGAGCCTCGGGAGGCGAGCCCGGCGGAGGTCGCGGAGTCGTGGTGTGCCACCTCGGAGCCGTCCGCGGCGGAGCTGGAGGAGGTCGCCGCGAGGCTGGCGGAGCGCGAGGTGAGCGCGATGCGGCTGCCGGGCTCGGTGCGGGTGCCCACGTATGTCCACGTCATCCGCAAGGGCACGGGCACGACGAACGGCGACGTGCCGGACACGGTGATTCGCCAGCAGCTGGACGTGCTGAACTTCGCGTACCGGAACACGCCCTTCTATTTCGACCTGGTGGGCACTGACAGGACCACCAACACCACCTGGTATGCGATGTCGCCGGGCAGCTCGGCGGAGACGATGGCGAAGAATGCGCTTCGCCGGGGCGGCAAGGAGTCGCTCAACCTGTACACCGCGAGCCCTGGGGGCGGGCTGCTGGGCTGGGCCACCTTCCCGTGGAGTTATGCCGGCAGCCCGAAGCTCGACGGCGTGGTGCTGCTGAACTCGACGCTGCCGGGCGGCACGGCGACGGGCTACAACTCGGGCGACACCGCGGTACACGAGGTGGGGCACTGGCTGGGCCTGCTCCACACGGCCACGGGCTGCTCGGGCAGCGACCAGGTCGCTGACACGCCGAACGCCAACGCGTCGTACACCTGCGCCGAGGGCGCGGACACGTGCGTGAGCGCGGGGCTGGACCCCATCCACAACTACATGCACACGACGGACGAGGCCTGCATGTGGGAGTTCACGCCCGGCCAGGGCGCGCGCATGGACGCCCAGGCGCTCCAGTACCGCTGAGCGCGGTGGGCCTCCGGCCCGGGCCCTCCGGGGCTTCGGGCCGGGTATGGCTGGGCCCATCGTGGCGCTGACGCTCCGAGCGGGCTGGCGCCGCCCGGCCCGCGTCGGGCTGAATGCAGTGTCGTCCAGGCCGGGGGCGCTCGCAGGTCCGCAGGCCAGGCAACGGTGTTCAGCGCCGTGCGTGAGCCCGAGGAAAGGCTCGCGGGCGG comes from the Pyxidicoccus xibeiensis genome and includes:
- a CDS encoding zinc metalloprotease → MRMQGMKQCGALALVVGSLVAWGCGGAEVEPREASPAEVAESWCATSEPSAAELEEVAARLAEREVSAMRLPGSVRVPTYVHVIRKGTGTTNGDVPDTVIRQQLDVLNFAYRNTPFYFDLVGTDRTTNTTWYAMSPGSSAETMAKNALRRGGKESLNLYTASPGGGLLGWATFPWSYAGSPKLDGVVLLNSTLPGGTATGYNSGDTAVHEVGHWLGLLHTATGCSGSDQVADTPNANASYTCAEGADTCVSAGLDPIHNYMHTTDEACMWEFTPGQGARMDAQALQYR